A window of Eucalyptus grandis isolate ANBG69807.140 chromosome 4, ASM1654582v1, whole genome shotgun sequence genomic DNA:
CAGGCCACCCTTTTTTCTGTTGATTTCTGGGTAGTGATTGATAGGACAGTTCCCTCGGCTGcgaaaaaaagttaaagaaaatGGTGGGTCTCTTCTCAAAGTTCTCTGTGCACAGAGGTGGCCATCGACGGGCTCAAAGCGCTCTGGTGAGTAaccccttctctttctctaagCATGCGATTCTTGGTTTTCCTTACAAAGTCATTTCTTCAGTGAATTGCCGtttcttctgatttttttgtcgGCCCCTGGATTTGGAGATTAGCAGTTCAGATATGCTGCGTTCGATGAGTTCTTCGTGACTTTCGTTGACCTGTTCGATCGATTcagttttttctcttttatttatgaattgGGTTGATCTGCTCTCAGGGATTTTTAATATACTTGAGTCTTAACTCTTTCTCGGTCTCGACATGTTGGATCGGTTCTCACAAGGAAGTTGACtggtttttttattgttttctacGTGAAATGCCTGATTTTGAGGGGTTGTAGCCTCCtttcaaactttcaattttggTCGTTCACTGGGCCTGATGTTCGAATTTGAGGGAAGTGCCCTGTCTGTACTGCATCCTAATGCGTTCATAGATTATACTCTTTGCACTGCATCCGAACGTGTCCTAAGATAATCTCTACGTTTCGAATTTCAGGTCTTAAATTTTCCAGTTACTGGTCGTCAGTTTCGATTGTGTTTAGCTTTatatcaatctcactaaaattAGTCCTGCTGGAGtcatttatcacaaaaaaacttTGCCTTCCTTATGGATGACTGGAGAAAGTATCATATATTTCGTCTTGCTTCTCATCTGAGGATGCATGTACAATTTCTGTGTGATTCAACTCAAGCTCCTGTTCACAATCTTTTGTTATTAGTTCTTCACACCACCAATTTGCTTAGTACAGAGCTTCTTATGTGCAGGATGGGAGGGAAGTAGGGCCTCCAAATGCAGAGGATGCTAGCGCTGCCACTGCTGCAGCTGCTGCTTCTCATGGCATTGAAGTGGCGGTAGAGTTTAAGCCTGTTGAACATCCAATCGAACCTCTTGATAATGACCAACCAATTCAGTGCCCTCTGCCTGAACCTTCAATTCTAAATGTGAgattattctctttctttaattt
This region includes:
- the LOC104442388 gene encoding uncharacterized protein LOC104442388 produces the protein MVGLFSKFSVHRGGHRRAQSALDGREVGPPNAEDASAATAAAAASHGIEVAVEFKPVEHPIEPLDNDQPIQCPLPEPSILNDGRIWKERVSATVRRRVDLPIMKESGSIESESTAGSRQRPATINRMILPSMSAPEHNLLKLLEECNAPGM